Proteins co-encoded in one Arachis stenosperma cultivar V10309 chromosome 7, arast.V10309.gnm1.PFL2, whole genome shotgun sequence genomic window:
- the LOC130939529 gene encoding caffeic acid 3-O-methyltransferase 1-like: MALASDSNGEPQKYYLKPEIDDQEQEQEDGFLIARQITSSSGVVPMVLRTAIELGVFEIIAKEGEGAKLSTKDIVDHIETNNPEAASMLDSVFRLLASHSLLSCSVVEDPQSSNNLHQRLYSLSPVSKYFVTNADGFSLATSLLFHLDKVFNQSWCKLYTFYMQTTTTTQQ; the protein is encoded by the exons ATGGCCCTTGCATCAGATTCCAACGGGGAACCCCAAAAGTACTACCTCAAACCAGAGATTGATGatcaagaacaagaacaagaggATGGGTTCTTGATTGCAAGGCAAATAACAAGTTCATCAGGTGTGGTTCCAATGGTTTTGAGGACAGCCATAGAGCTTGGTGTATTTGAGATCATAGCAAAAGAAGGCGAAGGTGCAAAGCTCTCAACAAAAGACATTGTGGATCACATTGAAACCAACAACCCTGAAGCAGCATCAATGTTGGATAGTGTTTTTAGGCTTCTTGCAAGTCACTCATTACTGTCTTGTTCTGTTGTTGAAGATCCACAAAGCTCTAATAACTTGCATCAGAGGCTGTATAGCCTCTCACCTGTTTCCAAATATTTTGTGACTAATGCTGACGGTTTTTCTTTGGCAACCTCCTTGTTGTTTCATTTGGATAAGGTCTTCAACCAAAGCTG GTGCAAACTGTATACTTTTTATAtgcaaacaacaacaacaacacaacAATAA
- the LOC130942232 gene encoding cathecol O-methyltransferase 1-like, with protein MALASNVSDAKLEKQEDDAFLFAQMACSVVVPMALRTTIELGVFDIIAKEGEGAKLSAKDIADRIGSNNPEAASMLDRVLRLLASHSLLSCSVVEDPESSNNLHHRLLYYSLSPVSKYFVTDADGESWGPSLAHLLDKVLYPCWSELKGAILEGGIPFNRIYGMNVFEYANIDPRFNEVFNKAMLTSSTISMKRILDVYKGFDHINKLVDVGGGLGATLNLITSKYPHIQGVNFDLPHVIENAPFYAGVEHIGGDMFESVPNGDAIFIKNILHDWDDEECLKILKNCRKAILNDGKVIVVDKVLPAVLEQTDVAKMAFRSDVFMMIQTPKGKERTHQDFMHLAKASGFSSITLLCNVSNLWVMEFFNQ; from the exons ATGGCTCTTGCATCAAATGTTTCCGATGCAAAACTTGAGAAACAAGAAGATGATGCCTTTTTGTTTGCACAAATGGCATGTTCAGTTGTGGTTCCAATGGCTTTGAGGACCACAATAGAGCTTGGTGTATTTGACATCATAGCAAAAGAAGGCGAAGGTGCAAAGCTCTCAGCAAAAGACATTGCGGATCGCATTGGAAGCAACAACCCTGAAGCAGCATCAATGTTGGATCGTGTTCTCAGGCTTCTTGCAAGTCATTCATTACTGTCTTGTTCTGTTGTTGAAGATCCAGAAAGCTCTAATAACTTGCATCACAGGCTGCTGTATTATAGCCTCTCACCTGTTTCCAAATACTTTGTGACTGATGCTGATGGTGAGTCTTGGGGACCCTCTTTGGCGCATCTTCTGGATAAAGTCTTATATCCATGCTG GAGTGAACTGAAAGGAGCGATCTTAGAAGGAGGTATACCATTCAACAGGATTTATGGTATGAATGTGTTCGAGTATGCAAATATTGATCCACGGTTCAACGAGGTTTTCAACAAAGCTATGCTCACATCCTCCACTATATCAATGAAGAGGATTCTTGATGTCTACAAAGGCTTCGACCACATCAATAAACTGGTTGACGTTGGTGGCGGTCTTGGGGCCACTCTCAACTTGATCACTTCCAAATACCCTCATATCCAGGGTGTCAATTTTGATTTGCCTCATGTTATAGAAAATGCCCCCTTCTATGCTG GTGTGGAACACATAGGCGGAGATATGTTCGAGAGCGTTCCCAACGGGGATGCCATTTTTATTAAG AACATACTTCATGATTGGGATGACGAAGAATGCTTGAAGATATTAAAGAATTGCCGGAAGGCTATACTGAATGATGGGAAGGTGATTGTGGTGGACAAAGTTCTTCCTGCAGTGCTAGAGCAGACAGATGTTGCTAAGATGGCTTTCAGGTCTGATGTTTTCATGATGATTCAAACGCCAAAAGGAAAGGAACGAACCCACCAAGATTTCATGCATTTGGCCAAAGCATCAGGATTTAGTAGCATAACATTGCTTTGTAATGTATCTAACTTATGGGTCATGGAGTTCTTCAACCAGTAG